A segment of the Eleutherodactylus coqui strain aEleCoq1 chromosome 6, aEleCoq1.hap1, whole genome shotgun sequence genome:
AATGTATTATATTTTATAGTGGAAATGCATGAAACTTTAAAACCATGGAGTTTGCAATGCTGGCACCCAGGGCATACATGGTGGCAACTATGGTAAAAAAAACTATGAGAAACATATGTTCAATGTAGGCTGACTCCAGCCTTCGTGGTGATCTGCCATGGCATATAGGCCAGTTTGCATTTATTCTTGTTTCCATGACTATTAGAGGCTCTGTGACTTCACTTCCACCCAACGAAGCCCTCTACCTACGTAAGAATGCCGGTTGTTGCTTGTGGCTACATGTGAGCAAGTATGTGGCTATGTAGTTTTCCTCCTGTTTTTCTAATTGTTCACTAGGACGATACCTCAACTTATTCAATATAGTTATTTGTTGCATGCCATGCTGCTGAAGGGCTACATAATTATGCAGGTTTCACCATATTGAGTGCTAGGATCCCTACACTTCGCTATATTAGACTATTATACTTCTTCCACAGCACCAAACTGACAGGTTGGAGTGCAGGACATCATTATAGGATTGAAAAATGGTCACCTGGGTTTAGCTGTAGGTGATATTCAATATTTTGGAGCCTCTCCTCTACAGCCTGGTTCCCGCAGTCATGGGGGACAGAATGTGGCCTTGAGCTCGAAGAGGAACCATCACTTCTAGTTTGAGGTCCGTAAGCATTTACAACCCTGGAGACTGAGAAGGGGCAAAGAAACATTTTACGGACATTAAACGCGGAAATTATCAACTAACTACAGTTTCTTCATTATACGatcaaaatccccaaaaataaggcttAATTGGATTTTATGGGGGTTGGAgaatggttaaccctttccaattcactgtctgacatgtaaagacattttgattgaaggctatacagctccgatgtcggaagacatcaggcagggtattcttactgtatattaatggccgctctgttgtcaggggcttctccagcatgtcccataccgcagtacagaatctagccagcagatggcaccattgtataatggtagaatgagaaagccccctaggtaaccctgaatccaaaattgtattgcaaagaGTTAATAGTCAATTTCTCAATTCTTTATacatccttttctttttttcaaaacagCCATATCTTAATGGGATTCTtgcatgcccaaaactatataaaaaaatcaatatgCTCACCATGGCACCGGACTGCTGCTTCTGCGCCCCGCCATCTGGGCAAGACGACCCACTGACGTCCAGTAAACCTGTCTCTTGGGTTTCTAATATAGAAGCGCCAAATGCAGGTTTACAGGAAGTCACTGATGATGGCGCTGtctggcctcctattggctgcagcggtcatgtggctATACCACCCACATGACTGGTGCAGCACTGTAAACAGAAGACTGGagtggcaggtgagtatttttcatATGCTATGTATCCCACAACTGCCACCACTGTTAGGggtactaaaaaaaacaaacaccttaAAGCAAATATATAGGATCATTTATACTttggctctcgctcatgacctgaagattgcgggtttaatccctgcatggttcaggtagccggctcaaggttgactcagccttccatccttccaaggccggtaaaatgactacccagcttggtgggggggtaataaataaattacctgaaagtgctgtggaataagttggtgctatacaaataagattcaTTTTATTTACTGTCTGTACATGGGAGCGGCCACTTTGGCAGGGTTGCTGTTAATAGCATTTAGAGGTATGCTTTATAGTAGCCACATGGACCATAAGAACCTGCAGTCTATCAAAGTTAACGGGGTTGTGtagagttagaaaaacatggctgctttcttccaaacagcaCCCACCATTGTCCATAGGTTTGTTTCCGGCATTGcagatcagctccattgaagtgaatcggagctgaactgcaataccagacaaagcagccatgcttttctaaccctggacaacccatttaaatcagCAAAAAATTCTGGATCTATGTTATTTAGACTGAAAGTAACATTTTCCAAAACCTAATTTTTGCTTGGTGTTCATTCTGGGCATATTCATCATTTCTTTCCGAGCATGGAAAACATAGAAGTGAAACTGGGGAGAGGCGGAATACAGCCAGCCAGGATTGGGAGGGGTTAGAGCTTACAGCAGTCACTGCCTAACACTACAGTCCTGGTTTCCACACTCCGAGCATGCTCAGAATACAATGATAAATATGCCCTACGTTTTCTATCACACTCTAATCCTTTTCTTTACCCAGTCAGTCCGTGTCATCAGTCTctcatagtatatttttaaattaccccccccccccattccaatTCCTGTTTTGTggatacaaaaaaaattgtaggaaCTATATAGTCATTCGTTAACATCTATTAATACACAAGGGTCTATGAACAACCACTAATGATCAAGAAAAATAAGTCACCTTTTACATGGCTCTTGAACCCAGGAAAAGGAGTGAAAATGGCATCTGTTCTGGCGCAACTGTTCTCTGCACGAACAACAACATATTACTATGCATTAATCTAACGCAAGCATAGCAAACAATATTCCTGTGCCGCAGTACACAGAATTACTATGCCACCATGCACTACATTATGACAGATTTTTAAATGGCCATAAAATTTGGGTAAATTAATAATATTTGGAAAATATATAGTATGCTTTAGACACATGCAACATTTTATAtaggaaacaaaacaaaaaaaattctggtGCCGCACTACtcgcttcttttttttcccctagctaGACATACTTTTCTTCTAAATGCAACAAAATGAAAGGCAGCCAGTGTTTGTGTGGCAATTTCATTACCTAACTATTCTTTGCAAGATGAATCAAAGTGAATCTCTTGCTGTACAAAGCCGTGAATAAGACCGAGAGGACACATTTTGAGTCATATCTCTAGCAGAGATCACTGGGAAATGGAGTGACTGTAGGAACATTTACCTTGATTACAATCAATAACGTTGCAGAACTCCCGGACGTTGTTTTCATTGATCTCCGCTTGCTTTCTCTCTATGAATGCCAATATCCTCCTGTCGATCTACAGGGAGTAAGCacgatagaagaaaaaaaagagatgggAGTGAGGGGGTAGGGGAATTGGCTaggagaaaaggaaagaaacacaGTATGTGAGCGTCCATTTACTGCAGGAACTTGCCTTTAATTTTGGGCACTCTACAATTCTGAAAGCTACGGTGAAGGAGAGCTGTGAAGATTACTGCCGACACAGCAGCAGAAAGCACATTAAGGTTTACTAAAAAAACGTAAAATACAGTTTTTACACAAATATAGTATATGTGAAGGTTCCCCAAGAGTAAACTAATAGCaacaataataaaagtttttaagtatgagaaatgttttgtttttcttttgcactttgcatttcatttcacttttttttcgcGAGCAGAAACCgctattggtttccgctcgtggacataaaGGAACGTTTTACCGTAACATGCTATGGAGGTTTATTgctgaggaaaaaaacaaaaactaattgCTTCTGTTGCgatcttttgacccccataagtagttttttttttccattgatggggtTGTGCAAGAGCTTAATTTTTGCTATGTGATTTTAGTTTTCAGTGGTACAATCTTGAGGATGAAATaactttttcatctcttttaattgcatttttattggCGTTGACCAAAGCAGCATAAttctagcagttttttttctctgacaGCATTGATCAAGCTGGGCGTACTGTTAGACTCCGGCatctgggtttgtatggagtAAAATTGGGAGCCAATCCCACCTCATTCTCTGTAGTGCCAGCTGTCTTTGATCCGCcagcaacagccacaatcagcgctcatgctgatcgtggctattaactcttcaaatgctgctgtcaattctgacagcggcatttaaatgccccaatctgtGTTTGAGGGTCCTGAGATCTCAAGGTGCCATTCGTTTTCCAtggcagctgagggccttctgaaggcctcgAGGTTTGCCATGCATTTCTACATATTAGGACAGAACGTCTGTACAAATACCAGGTATTTGAATACTGAAGTATTTCAGTGTATTGTATAAGAGATCAAGtccaagtagaaaaaaaaataaagctaattattattataaaacataaaaggatattaagagttaaaaaaaacaacaaaacaaacaaaaaaaaaacaaaacaccttttCCCGTATTCATAATAAAAacgatcaaaacaaaaaaaacacatttggtatcgccgcgcccGGAAAAGTTCAgtctattaaaataacacattatttatcctgtgcaATGgacattgacagaaaaaaaaggccacaactgtgcttttttggtcactctgtctccaagaaaaaaatgtaataaaataaacaATCCCATTGACGGAAAGCTAAAAAAGGTTACAGGGGGTCAGAAGATTGaagcagaaaatatatattttttaaaagcttttatttttttaaagtagtacagccaaaaaaaaaaaaaaaaagaataaagctaTTGTGTTAGTTTTGGCACAGTGTGTATACTGTAAAAgtattaatgttatttttacatttttctttagtccccatagagAACTTGAACTAGTGATTGCCTGATTGCTTGTgcgatatactgcaatacttaatcGTTGAAAGACATCCCAAACTGGCATGCCAACCAAACACTACCCATCAcagggagaaggagaggaggggtggcacagaaggagccccctttTCTTAGGCCATTTAAACTCTGTGGTCAGCACTGACCATAAAACCAAATGTCTAAATTGCCAGGATTGAAGTTCTAAGATCCCGCTGGCTCCTGTTTTTTTTAGAAAGGACTCCGCTCAAGCATGCTCCATGCAGGAtgttaggaaggggttaaaaattaacACACAAAAACAACAAATCAGAAAAACTATCTATAACTTACTTCTGACTTTCCAGCCTGTATTTGGACCATTGTGGGATCAGGAAGACACTCAGAGGTCTTATTTGGAAGACGTTTTGCGCTAACATTTCCAGCATTAATGTTCTCCTTAGCTGCCACATCTTTGGTACAGGGGATCTCTCTGGTTTGTTGAAGGTCAGCAGTCTTTGCTGCATTGCTATTTGCCAAGGCTTGAAGTTTTTCTAAAAGAGGCTTAGCAAAcaaagtgcagaaaaaaaaggacTTAAAAATCATTAAGCATTAAGTTCTTGCTGTAAAtttataatgcactgcaataatttataatacactgcaataattTATAACGCATACTAATATTTTATGAACAAAATGAAATTGGAAAAAGGATATTTTCTAAccaaattttattattttatttaaataAATCATTAAATCTCTTAGTTTGTCGAAATGTAAATTCACAGTTCAGGTAGGGAACATTACCTCAGACTGACTCATCCTCCAACTGAGAAACATTAGCAAATAATATTCAGAAAAAGAAGATATGTAAATGAGTAATTTTTAGCTCtacgaattttaaaaaaactaatatTTATAACAAGTGCAATAATAAGGTAAATAACCGGAAAAGCCTTTTAGGACACCGATTAAGAAGTACAATCCTATTTTTGGAGGTACATGGCTCAAAGCTAAGCCAAAACCTATGTAATATCACAAGCATCTGTGCGGCTAGGGTCGTCGCTATTCTCCTATTCTCGACAGATAGGATGTGAATGAAGTTCAGAGCAAACGTTTCTTATATATTTAGGCTGCATGCGTTTGCCATTTGGCTCCCTTTTCTGTCTATTGGACTACATTTCCTTTGCAGCTAATGAAATAACATTGATTGAATGGCAATACTAGCTATAAAGCACACAAAACCTCAATGACAGGCGATACTGAGGGTGGCGAGTTGCCATTAGAGCGTCATAATCTACTTCAAGCAAGTGGTGAGATCAGCACAAAGCTTTCTAAGATTTTCTGAATCCTTCATAATAATAAAGGACGTCTGCACTGATAACGCCCAACGTCATTTACATATCAACAGAATTAATCAATTGTTACCGATTCTTAATAGTTTGCCTCCCGTTCCTTTTCCTTATGCGGAGTATCTGATTACTTATCTTTTTTCAGCAAATAGAAATTGCAGAAGAAATTCAGTCCGGCTCACACAGGGAGTACTCCTCAAGGGAACGGAAGGGCTAGGCAGCACAACATACACAAGAAAGTCCAGAACGCAGGGGTTTAAACTTTAATCCCTAAGACTTTTATGGAGGTCTCTATACAATCCATCATATGATGCCGACACTTATCTCTTACTTGTTTCAAGCCAagcatggcccttttacacggaatgctTATAAGAAGTTGTTCATCTATAAACTACTGCCTGTTTaccatgaatggaggcgggcagccaaAGTACTGAAACTTAACTTTTGATGTTTCATACATAAATGGATACTAACTTCCTTCCTCCAAGCTTGCTAAACACTTCCTGCTTTCAACTGATTGACACCAGAGGTGAAAACTttagaacagggggggggggggggggaggggggagtgatC
Coding sequences within it:
- the MBIP gene encoding MAP3K12-binding inhibitory protein 1; translated protein: MAAAVKRAAKTKDIESPQTEGCKHVVQGILRTLQSCVGKLQQPEDAVNMSIRWDNIHCSPDVKPMFLCSLLHKHISELQPLLEKLQALANSNAAKTADLQQTREIPCTKDVAAKENINAGNVSAKRLPNKTSECLPDPTMVQIQAGKSEIDRRILAFIERKQAEINENNVREFCNVIDCNQENSCARTDAIFTPFPGFKSHVKVSRVVNAYGPQTRSDGSSSSSRPHSVPHDCGNQAVEERLQNIEYHLQLNPGGPVPKDVYQRLKKLEDRILELEGISPEYFQSMEMSSKRRKAQTSQSYSLAELDQKINALRQSLYKKAKVECLDKM